In Malaclemys terrapin pileata isolate rMalTer1 chromosome 10, rMalTer1.hap1, whole genome shotgun sequence, the following are encoded in one genomic region:
- the LOC128844964 gene encoding mesoderm posterior protein 1-like, with translation MASCPAQLLAQDLQLLPSQALLQEWGWAHSDSTSPTSSSDSYSLSPSSALLASREPLHGSLPGQAPALPPKHRADPCRSTQKAQCRAGGGQRQSASEREKLRMRNLSKALHTLRRYLPPSVAPAGQSLTKIETLRLAIRYISHLSELLGLSEETLAQRRGGPRRHCPLCPEGLGCCQARTSGLRAASPAPWEGSPPAAESWVSSTCCPAAGTPPEPHRALSTDTASWLSPPYCPAPGDPKLVWTQSTGAASWVSPTSCSETGTPLELRGAQISDIMAWGSPTSRPKAGSPPEPHGTASWGSCTDPAAPPEPNGIGATDARHWTSPTHCPLLAAFYQAGPMSPALDWSIDPSPQPACSHHRGVPAEPAQQQEWGAAGTEEVMRSRTSAAFGCRDTGLFTD, from the exons ATGGCCAGCTGTCCTGCCCAGCTCCTAGCCCAGGACCTCCAGCTACTCCCAAGCCAGGCcctgctgcaggagtggggctgggcccaCTCAGACTCCacctctcccacctcctcctcagACTCCTATAGCCTGTCCCCTTCTTCTGCACTCCTGGCTTCCCGGGAGCCCCTCCACGGCAGCCTCCCGGGGCAAGCACCCGCTCTGCCCCCCAAGCACCGGGCAGATCCCTGCCGCAGCACCCAGAAGGCACAGTGCAGGGCAGGCGGCGGGCAGAGGCAGAGCGCCAGCGAGCGGGAGAAGCTGCGCATGAGGAACCTGTCCAAGGCTCTCCACACCCTGCGACGCTACTTGCCCCCCTCGGTGGCACCGGCCGGCCAGAGCCTGACCAAGATCGAGACCCTGCGCCTCGCCATCCGCTACATCTCCCACCTGTCGGAGTTGCTGGGGCTCAGCGAGGAGACGCTGGCCCAGAGGAGAGGGGGCCCACGCCGGCACTGCCCCCTCTGCCCCGAGGGGCTGGGTTGCTGCCAGGCCAGGACCTCTGGCCTCCGGGCAGCATCTCCAGCCCCGTGGGAGGGGTCCCCCCCGGCCGCAGAGTCCTGGGTGTCGTCCACCTGCTGCCCTGCCGCGGGGACACCCCCCGAGCCACACAGGGCACTCAGCACAGACACAGCCTCTTGGCTTTCGCCCCCTtactgccctgccccaggggacCCCAAGCTGGTTTGGACTCAAAGTACTGGAGCAGCATCCTGGGTGTCACCCACCTCCTGCTCTGAAACAGGGACTCCCCTGGAGCTCCGTGGGGCCCAGATCTCAGACATAATGGCCTGGGGCTCGCCCACTTCCCGCCCCAAGGCAGGGAGCCCTCCAGAGCCCCATGGCACAGCGTCCTGGGGATCCTGCACTGACCCGGCAGCCCCCCCGGAACCCAACGGGATCGGAGCCACGGACGCAAGGCACTGGACATCGCCCacgcactgccccctgctggctgctttcTACCAG gcagggcCCATGTCTCCAGCCCTGGACTGGTCCATtgaccccagcccccagccagcctgcAGCCACCACAGGGGCGTCCCGGCAGAGCCGGCCCAGCAGCAGGAATGGGGGGCAGCTGGCACGGAAGAGGTGATGAGAAGCAGGACATCGGCCGCGTTTGGGTGCAGAGATACGGGGCTCTTCACGGACTAG
- the LOC128844415 gene encoding mesoderm posterior protein 1-like: MASSPAQLLAPDLLLPPGQALLQEWGRAQPSTEGYSSCSPTPSTDSCGLSPLYPLCPAPQEPCSSCPAAPSLVLTPRRRAGPCPAYGSRKGSRGRAGGGQRQSASEREKLRMRNLSKALHTLRRYLPPSVAPAGQSLTKIETLRLAIRYISHLSELLGLNEETLAQRRGGPRRHCPLCPEGLGCCQARTPGLRAASPAPWEGSPPAAESWVSSTCCPAAGTPPEPHRALSTDTASWLSPPYCPAPGTPPEPHRARILDAGPMLLPAEFADMGLSSQDLSGELLSLLEALLPQD; encoded by the exons ATGGCCAGCTCTCCTGCCCAGCTCCTAGCCCCGGAtctcctgctgcccccaggccaagccctgctgcaggagtggggcagggcccagcccagCACGGAGGGGTACAGCAGCTGCTCCCCAACGCCCTCCACCGACTCCTGCGGCCTCTCGCCCCTCTAccccctctgcccagctccccaggagccctgcagcagctgccctgcagccccGAGCCTGGTGCTGACGCCAAGACGCAGGGCTGGCCCGTGCCCAGCCTACGGGAGCAGGAAGGGCAGCCGGGGAAGGGCAGGCGGCGGGCAGAGGCAGAGCGCCAGCGAGCGGGAGAAGCTGCGCATGAGGAACCTGTCCAAGGCTCTCCACACCCTGCGACGCTACCTGCCCCCCTCGGTGGCACCGGCCGGCCAGAGCCTGACCAAGATCGAGACCCTGCGCCTCGCCATCCGCTACATCTCCCACCTGTCGGAGCTGCTGGGGCTCAACGAGGAGACGCTGGCCCAGAGGAGAGGGGGCCCACGCCGGCACTGCCCCCTCTGCCCCGAGGGGCTGGGTTGCTGCCAGGCCAGGACCCCTGGCCTCCGGGCAGCATCTCCAGCCCCGTGGGAGGGGTCCCCCCCGGCCGCAGAGTCCTGGGTGTCGTCCACCTGCTGCCCTGCCGCGGGGACACCCCCCGAGCCGCACAGGGCACTCAGCACAGACACAGCCTCTTGGCTTTCGCCCCCTtactgccctgccccagggacaCCCCCCGAGCCGCACAGGGCACGAATCCTGGATGCGGGGCCGATGCTGCTGCCAGCCGAGTTTGCAGACATGGGTCTGTCCTCCCAG GATCTCTCCGGcgagctcctctccctcctggagGCCCTGCTTCCCCAGGACTGA